One stretch of Asterias rubens chromosome 8, eAstRub1.3, whole genome shotgun sequence DNA includes these proteins:
- the LOC117293994 gene encoding uncharacterized protein LOC117293994, whose product MSTTTEAVSTGLTEEDIPGAKQDVSVPALQKLKCHELKFWLQRRGDSCKGVKTKAQLIQRIQQTVSNGKHSTVIDPTPDKHWESLKAQRVPSGPICTIHSADPIPKKGSYHQWGSSTDWGKRLESLPDLTRREIDLHIDTVNMRIRPQKDSTRVSKPTIRGAHLLAERYLNSETISTRSGPICCFAQLQRIINVNLL is encoded by the exons ATGTCAACAACAACGGAG GCAGTGTCCACTGGTCTCACAGAAGAGGACATCCCAGGAGCAAAACAGGATGTATCTGTACCTGCCCTGCAAAAACTTAAATGTCATGAGTTGAAGTTTTGGCTTCAACGCCGTGGAGATTCCTGCAAAGGCGTGAAAACCAAGGCACAGCTGATACAGAG AATTCAACAGACTGTTTCAAATGGCAAGCATTCTACAGTCATTGATCCCACCCCAGATAAGCATTGGGAGAGTCTCAAGGCACAAAGGGTACCAAGTGGGCCTATATGCACCATACACTCTGCTGACCCTATTCCCAAGAAAGGATCATACCACCAGTGGGGCAGTTCTACTGACTGGGGAAAGAGGCTTGAAAGCCTTCCAGACCTTACACGGCGAGAAATAGATCTGCACATAGACACTGTGAACATGAGAATTAGGCCACAGAAGGACTCGACTCGAGTGTCAAAACCTACAATCCGTGGTGCACACCTCCTTGCTGAGAGATATCTCAATTCAGAGACTATTTCAACGCGCTCAGGTCCTATTTGTTGTTTTGCACAGTTACAAAGAATAATTAATGTAAATTTATTATAA